From Camelina sativa cultivar DH55 chromosome 5, Cs, whole genome shotgun sequence:
atcaatcaatcaatgttTTATAAGAATGTCAATTGTGTTGCTCTTTGATTGCAATTTTCAGGATTCGATTTATGAACATTACTTGTATATGTTTCacattgatgaagaaggagTATATATGCCTATGCGTATTTATATATCTGtgttgaggatttttttttgtaccttGTTTGATGACTATAGATATTGTCAAGTTCATGAGTTTGAGAAGCCTAATGATGAAACAGCACTCAGTCTGATGAATTCATGTTCTGCTGCGGTTTTGGAAGAGTTTCCGGACATCATCTTTGCGTATGGATACAGTGACGAATACAGGTCCCCCAAAATTTTAACTTCTTtgacttaataatataaatcaatcatCTACAAGCTTTTAACTGATTTCCATGTCGTCTGTAGCTTTGTATTCAAGAAAACATCAAGATTCTACCAGAGACGAGCCAGGTATCGATTCCTTTAATCTATACCTCTATTTCCGAAGCGTTTTACATGAAGAAACTGTttcaatcataattttttactttcttgtttttttgttgatatgcAGTAAGATTTTGTCCTTGGTAGCTTCGTTCTTCGCTGCAGTTTATGTAGCGAAATGGAGAGAGTTCTTTCCCCAAAAGAAATTAGAATATGCTCCTTCCTTCACTTCCAAAGTTGTAAGTTGTGCATCAGTAGAGGTTCTTCAAGCTTATCTCGCCTGGAGGCAACAGGACTGTAAGACATACTGACATCTTTAAAGTTGTACTTAACACACATTCATTATCATTTATGTTCcagatatttatttatacttattgGCTTGTAATATGTTTGAGGATTTCTAACAACTTCCGTTTCTTGGTTGCAGGCCACGCCAATAATCAGTATGACACTTGTTTTTGGATGTTAGTTAAAAGTGGAAAGAGCATAAGTGAAGCACAAGAGGTTCTAAAGGTGTGTTTGTTCGTGCTTTTCTATGCCAGggatcaatgttttttcttgtcATGGAATGTGTTTAATACTACGACTAttgttattatttcttatacAGATGTCAAAATACCTTCTTAAGCCTAGTTTCATGCCTAGTAATTATATGACGTTTTTTCATCACACTATGTTTATTTTCATTGGGTACCTGCAGGATACACAAAAACAGCAGAAAAATGAGCTTCTCTTTCAGAATTTTGGTATCAACTACAAAACGCTTCCTGAATTGTTTCGCCAAGGATCTTGTCTTTTCAAGAAAAAGGTGATAGTTTATATCTTTTGgtggaaattatatatacaacactTGATTTCATATGTGCTATCtatgtatttaaatatatagatcTTCCAGTTATAAGTTGAGTCTCTATGAAGGTTAGTTATCATAGTTTGTTGACCAATATTGTTTGTGCACATGTATGTTTAGGCGTACACGTTGTAATTTGCAAATTAGTGTCTGAACCCTTGTAAAATCTGGTCATGTGTGGAAGACTATTACTTCAGCTTGGTTGATGTTCACGTGTAAAACTGATGTGTCTAGCTGATCATCTGTATGGTAAAGAGTCAGATCTTCTCTTGTCATTGCATCTTGCTTGATGTTCATCATAAATTTGCTTGATGTTATATACCTAAGACATTGTATATTTCCAATATGACATACTTTATTTAACTTCATTCAGGTAGACGAAACTGTAAAGCATGATGAGAATGGCAATCCTGTAAAAAGATTGAGGAGAAAGGCTGTTTTTGTACATTCAGAGAATATTGCCGGAATAAACTTTTGGAATGAGCAGCCTTCTCTATATAATGATCTTGGCCACTTCACGAAAGACATTGGAAAAATAGAACCAGACTTTAttaggtcgtttcagtttgagAACAAGTTGTTACCTTTAACTTGGGTCGTGGTTAGGATTGATGGCTGTCATTTTCACAGGTAATTTTTCTTTAGCTTATCATCTTAATTTCTTAGAACTTTGTCAGATTTTTAATTGCATTGGAACCTTAGACTAGTAAACTACTTGTGCTCCATAAGATTCAGCTATTTTATGAAGTGATATGCTTCTTTGGCTGGCCTGTTCAGTTTTCTTATGTTGTGTGTTATGGTTACTTTCGTCTAGGGCATATTCTGATATTTGAATTTGCATTTTCAGAAAGAATTCATGTTATTATCGATTACCAGTGTTATATGTTGGAAATGAAACTCATGCAGCTTGCTTGgattttgatagattttctGACGTTCATGAATTTGAGAAGCCAAACGATGAACAAGCTCTGAAACTTATGAATTCATGTGCAGTGGCTGTTcttgaggagtttgaggatatTCACTTTGCCTATGGTGTCAGTGATGAGTACAGGTCTCtatctctcaagtctcaaactCTTTACCTCAACTTTTACATatcttagaaattaattaaGTTCAACATCGATTACAGCtttgttttgaagaaagaaTCTGAGCTCTACAAAAGACAATCCAGGTTAACCTAAATTTCTCTTTTCCGTTACACTTTTTGGCCCTATCTTCTTGTCTTAATTTCTAGTATTGCATTGCAGTAAAATAATATCTGCAATCACATCCTTCTTTACATCCACATATGTGTTACAATGGGGAGAATTTTTCCCTCACAAAGAATTGAAGTACCCTCCATCATTCGATGGACGAGCTGTATGCTATCCAACATACAATATTCTATTGGATTATCTGGCGTGGAGACAAGTTGACTGTGAGTACAACACTGTCTGAGAAATTACTTGGAATCATCTATATATTTGCGAAATGAAACCTCAATATAATGTTCTCTTATGTTTTCGTTTGGCAGGCCACATCAATAATCAGTACAATACATGTTTCTGGATGCTTGTTAAGTCTGGGAAAACCAAAACTCAATCCCAAGATTACTTAAAGGTAATTTTCCTATGATGgataaatatatcattttctcAAGTAGTCAAATGCTTAAAATGGTtcttatcttgttttttgtGAATGACTTTTCCAGGGTACCCAAACACGAGAGAAAAATGAGCTGCTTAGCCGTCAATTTGGAATTGAGTACAACTCATTACCTCTAATCTTTCGAATGGGTTCTTCGGTTTTCCGCCTAAAGGTTAGTATTGCCTTAATTACCAATCTTTAAATCTATGCATACAAAGATTATGATACAGTGGACTGGCTGAAGAAACTTCATAAGTGCCAAACTGGTTCTGTTCTTATTAGTGTGAATCAATTAAGTTACTCAAACCTTTGGCTATTAAACTTGTAAATGACTAAATCATACCAAACCTGAAGTGTAACTACCCTCCCAAGGCTTGTTACTCGTTTTTTTATCAAACTGCATCAAGCATTTGAACAGTGTGGGACTTCTTCTTTGATTGCAGAGCTTGATCTTTGTAGTTACCTGTTAAACCAGCTGTCTGAATATTCATTTCAGGAAGCTGTTGCAGTCGAGAATGGAGTTGTTTCAGGGAAGAAACTGGAAGGAGAAGTGGCCGTAGATCATTGCAACATCATCGAACACTGTTTCTGGGAAGAACACCCACACattcttaactactgatcttaaaACAACtgcattttagtattttacttCACCTGTAAGACTAATCTATTTGCAAATACTAATCTCCAATTCTTTACAACTTATGAACAATTGTTCCACTTTTCTGTTCCACACATGCGTTATATGAGCTCAAACCTCAGTTTACAACTGTGTCAACCATTGTACTTTAGAGTTCAGAAAAATATTTCGGTTTTGAATGTTCATACGTAGGAAATagcttatataatatataaataattcagATACTTGTAATACTTTGTTTGTGTTCACCAATCAGTACTATAGAGAGACtctgagagagaagagagaagaaagcttCAAACTCACAAGGAGCAGATAGGTTGAAGATACTcggtttataaaagaaaaacaaacaaattttgtaaagtaAGAAATATATACAATGGTGAGATGTGGTCTACGTATAAAAGAGTGAGAGTAGGGAATTTAGAGATTTGATATACTGTAATTcatttcttctattttattttcttcagaTATTACTTATTAATGACTTTCCAAAagcattaaatatttataatattaatgagATAAGGTCAGGTCGGTAAAACAAATATATGCAACCCACTAATAAATAATGCATACTGTTATCTTTTTAtgttaacaaagaaaaaggttttaaacCAAAGGACCTTGATGAGCCGAAGAAGGAGAATTTAGGGTTTGGAGGCTTAGAGAAAAGTGGCAATAACCTTTGTAATACACACCTCTAGGATCTTTCTTTCGTCTCGTTTGTACATCTGATTGCTTTTCTTTTGATGCTTGTCGGAAATAATGATGTCGTCCGGCCGAGTTatatcttctttaatttcttttgtataaAGCAATTTGTGTTTAGGTTTTATTCTCGGTTGTACTTTCTTCTTtgctctgttctgttctgttctttgTTGTTCAGATCTGTTTTTTTGTCTTCCTAAAGATGTAATTTGTCTCGAGTAACTCATTCTAGTTACTGAGATTTTGCTCATTTCTCTGTTCTCTGTTAGTAAAATTAAGGATTTCTGTTGTGTGTGTAAGAATTCTTGAGTGTTATGCAAGTAATCCTCTTTTCCTTGTGACATCTTTGCTGGTTAATCGGAGATCGTATCTGCTAACttaggtttctttcttttt
This genomic window contains:
- the LOC104786461 gene encoding tRNA(His) guanylyltransferase 1, which translates into the protein MANSKYEYVKSFELEDEVMLPNLMVVRIDGRDFSRYCQVHEFEKPNDETALSLMNSCSAAVLEEFPDIIFAYGYSDEYSFVFKKTSRFYQRRASKILSLVASFFAAVYVAKWREFFPQKKLEYAPSFTSKVVSCASVEVLQAYLAWRQQDCHANNQYDTCFWMLVKSGKSISEAQEVLKDTQKQQKNELLFQNFGINYKTLPELFRQGSCLFKKKVDETVKHDENGNPVKRLRRKAVFVHSENIAGINFWNEQPSLYNDLGHFTKDIGKIEPDFIRSFQFENKLLPLTWVVVRIDGCHFHRFSDVHEFEKPNDEQALKLMNSCAVAVLEEFEDIHFAYGVSDEYSFVLKKESELYKRQSSKIISAITSFFTSTYVLQWGEFFPHKELKYPPSFDGRAVCYPTYNILLDYLAWRQVDCHINNQYNTCFWMLVKSGKTKTQSQDYLKGTQTREKNELLSRQFGIEYNSLPLIFRMGSSVFRLKEAVAVENGVVSGKKLEGEVAVDHCNIIEHCFWEEHPHILNY